The following proteins are encoded in a genomic region of Mahella australiensis 50-1 BON:
- the pdaB gene encoding polysaccharide deacetylase family sporulation protein PdaB — MKIIIIKRQVLIQIAIILVLIAVTLLILHQTGTIALSVFFAPNKELPIYSVDVPDKRIAISFDASWGAEQTDQLLKVLKERNIKTTFFLVGIWIDKYPDKVKAIANEGHEIGNHSNTHPHMNKLSEQQIRDELDKVSQKIEALTGKKTTLFRPPFGEYNDKVVRTARAAGYEVIQWDVDSLDWKNYGVEDEVDRVLKKVRNGSIVLFHNDAEYTPQALPIILDKLIQDGYKIVPVSELIYPPPYYIDHTGRQFKSGGTDK; from the coding sequence TTGAAGATTATTATAATAAAACGTCAGGTATTGATACAAATAGCTATCATATTGGTGTTGATAGCTGTGACGCTATTAATATTGCATCAGACCGGTACTATTGCATTGAGTGTGTTCTTTGCGCCTAATAAGGAACTACCCATATATTCGGTCGATGTGCCGGATAAACGCATCGCTATAAGTTTTGACGCTTCGTGGGGTGCTGAACAAACCGATCAATTGCTTAAAGTATTGAAAGAACGGAATATCAAGACAACATTCTTTCTTGTAGGCATATGGATAGATAAATATCCCGATAAAGTAAAGGCTATAGCAAATGAGGGACATGAGATAGGCAATCACTCAAATACGCATCCTCATATGAACAAATTGTCCGAGCAACAGATACGCGATGAATTGGATAAAGTTAGCCAAAAAATAGAGGCCTTGACCGGCAAAAAAACGACGCTGTTCAGGCCACCGTTCGGAGAGTACAATGATAAGGTAGTTCGTACGGCACGAGCTGCCGGATATGAGGTTATACAATGGGATGTGGATTCGCTTGATTGGAAAAATTACGGTGTTGAGGATGAGGTTGACCGCGTGCTTAAAAAAGTACGCAACGGTTCTATAGTATTATTTCACAACGACGCCGAGTACACACCACAAGCACTGCCCATAATATTGGATAAGCTTATACAAGACGGCTATAAAATAGTGCCGGTATCAGAGCTGATATACCCGCCGCCTTATTATATAGATCATACCGGGCGACAATTTAAATCTGGAGGTACAGATAAGTAA
- a CDS encoding single-stranded DNA-binding protein — protein sequence MVTYGCDTNSIILAGTVQDDLQYSHQIYGEGFYTFHLSVPRISAYKDILPITVSERLLNALTIHMGDSVVIEGQIRSYNKFIDGGNRLIITVFARDIKLVQEDEYIKNPNQVFLDGFICKQPVYRVTPLNREISDLLLAVNRSYNKSDYVPCIAWGRNARFCSNLKIGERIKLWGRLQSREYQKHISEQEVINKTTYEVSIAKLELADIENENKG from the coding sequence ATGGTTACATATGGTTGCGATACTAATAGCATAATACTGGCGGGTACTGTACAAGACGATTTACAATACAGTCACCAGATCTATGGTGAGGGATTCTATACATTTCATTTATCGGTACCGAGAATAAGCGCTTATAAAGACATATTGCCGATAACCGTATCGGAAAGGTTGTTGAATGCCTTGACGATACATATGGGAGACTCCGTGGTAATAGAAGGGCAAATAAGATCTTATAATAAATTTATAGACGGAGGCAATAGGCTTATAATAACAGTTTTTGCCAGAGATATAAAGTTAGTCCAAGAAGACGAATACATCAAAAACCCGAATCAAGTCTTTCTGGACGGATTTATATGCAAACAGCCGGTGTACCGCGTAACGCCATTGAATAGGGAAATAAGCGATCTATTGCTAGCCGTCAATAGATCATATAACAAATCCGATTATGTACCGTGCATAGCGTGGGGACGAAATGCACGTTTTTGCAGCAACTTGAAAATTGGCGAGCGTATAAAACTATGGGGAAGGCTACAAAGCAGGGAATATCAAAAGCATATAAGTGAACAGGAGGTGATAAATAAGACGACCTATGAGGTATCTATAGCCAAATTAGAACTGGCAGATATCGAAAATGAAAATAAGGGTTGA
- the rpoN gene encoding RNA polymerase factor sigma-54 produces the protein MKMEVNMDVELKQTQKVIMTPQLQQGLGILQLPAVELNKYLREQAEVNPLLELEDNIDKGIEESLPDYAIEDPPPDWTEYFTDEDYYDYDDVKAGGDKSSLYYEDIGDDNKSLQQHLLEQLVPSNLSETDMRIARYIIESLDDNGYISLSKYEIAESLGIDRQTVSRILSVIQQLDPPGVGARSLRECLLIQLRQKGLLQDDVQSVILGALRELAENKFAYISKQFGISVQRIQEISEMVKQLDPKPGRWFFNGNATRYIIPDILVSKKQDGYNITLHPYSMPNLEINQFYKKLLDTDEVDDAVAGYISQKLEEALWLIKCVEQRKITLQKVASAIVEQQQEFFDNGIKFLKPLTLKDIAAMVDMHESTVSRAVSGKYMQTPRGMFDMKYFFASGISKSDGGSIAAAAIKEFIQEFIDNEDSNKPLSDNAIALMLNEKGIKISRRTVAKYREEMQLPSSDKRRRL, from the coding sequence ATGAAAATGGAAGTAAATATGGATGTAGAATTAAAACAAACACAAAAGGTTATAATGACTCCCCAACTCCAACAGGGATTGGGGATATTGCAATTACCGGCTGTAGAACTGAATAAATATTTGCGTGAGCAAGCAGAAGTAAATCCGTTACTGGAATTAGAAGACAATATAGATAAAGGTATAGAAGAATCATTGCCTGATTATGCGATAGAAGATCCGCCTCCGGACTGGACCGAATATTTTACTGATGAGGATTATTATGACTATGATGATGTTAAAGCTGGTGGCGATAAGTCGAGTTTATATTATGAAGATATAGGCGATGACAATAAATCATTACAACAGCATCTTTTAGAACAATTGGTGCCTTCCAATCTGTCTGAAACCGACATGCGCATAGCTAGGTATATAATAGAGAGCTTAGACGACAACGGATATATAAGCCTTTCAAAATATGAGATCGCCGAGTCGCTCGGTATAGACAGGCAAACAGTATCACGGATTTTATCTGTCATACAGCAACTTGACCCGCCGGGTGTGGGTGCCAGGAGCTTAAGAGAATGCTTGCTTATACAGCTTCGCCAAAAAGGGTTATTGCAAGACGATGTGCAGAGCGTTATACTTGGAGCGCTGCGCGAGTTGGCCGAAAATAAATTTGCGTATATATCCAAACAATTTGGTATTTCGGTTCAGCGTATTCAAGAGATAAGCGAGATGGTAAAGCAACTGGATCCCAAACCGGGCCGCTGGTTTTTTAATGGGAATGCAACGAGATACATTATACCTGATATATTGGTGAGCAAGAAGCAAGATGGATATAATATAACGCTCCATCCCTATTCGATGCCGAATCTGGAGATAAATCAGTTCTATAAAAAGCTTTTGGATACAGATGAAGTCGATGATGCTGTAGCGGGTTATATCTCTCAAAAGCTTGAAGAGGCCTTGTGGCTTATAAAGTGCGTGGAGCAAAGGAAAATAACCCTGCAAAAAGTGGCTTCAGCCATCGTAGAGCAGCAGCAGGAATTCTTCGATAACGGCATCAAGTTTTTAAAGCCACTTACATTAAAAGATATAGCTGCCATGGTGGACATGCACGAATCTACTGTTAGCCGTGCTGTAAGTGGAAAGTATATGCAGACGCCAAGAGGTATGTTCGATATGAAGTATTTTTTTGCGAGCGGCATAAGCAAATCAGACGGTGGCAGTATAGCGGCCGCGGCCATAAAGGAATTCATACAAGAATTTATAGATAATGAAGATTCTAATAAGCCGTTAAGCGATAATGCCATAGCCCTTATGTTGAATGAAAAGGGTATAAAGATTTCGCGCCGTACGGTAGCAAAGTACAGAGAGGAAATGCAATTACCATCATCCGATAAAAGAAGAAGGCTTTAA
- the gap gene encoding type I glyceraldehyde-3-phosphate dehydrogenase has protein sequence MSTKIGINGFGRIGRNAFKAMLAKYPDMDVVAINDLTDSKTLAHLLKYDSCYGKFNGEVEATDDALIVNGKEIKILAERDPAKLPWKDMGAEIVLESTGLFTSRDKASKHIEAGAKKVIISAPAKQEDITIVMGVNEDKYNPAQHNIISNASCTTNCLAPVAKVILDNFGIKRGLMTTVHSYTNDQRILDLPHSDLRRARAAALSIIPTTTGAAKAVALVLPELKGKLNGFAMRVPTPTVSIVDFVADLDKKVTAEEVNAALKAASEGPMKGILGYTEEPLVSVDFRGDERSSIVDASLTMVMDDDMVKVVAWYDNEWGYSNRIADLINYVIEKGL, from the coding sequence ATGTCTACAAAAATAGGTATAAACGGTTTCGGCCGCATAGGCAGAAATGCCTTTAAGGCAATGCTGGCTAAATATCCTGATATGGATGTGGTAGCCATAAACGATTTGACCGATTCAAAAACACTAGCGCATCTTTTAAAATATGATTCATGTTACGGTAAATTCAACGGTGAAGTAGAGGCAACAGATGATGCATTGATCGTAAACGGCAAGGAGATAAAGATATTAGCGGAACGCGATCCTGCTAAATTGCCATGGAAGGATATGGGCGCTGAGATAGTGCTCGAGTCCACAGGCCTATTTACCAGCCGCGATAAGGCTTCCAAGCATATTGAAGCCGGGGCAAAGAAGGTCATTATCTCTGCTCCTGCTAAGCAAGAGGATATAACAATAGTGATGGGTGTAAACGAGGATAAGTATAATCCAGCTCAACATAACATTATATCCAACGCGTCGTGCACGACTAACTGCTTGGCGCCGGTTGCTAAAGTTATATTAGACAATTTCGGTATTAAGCGCGGCTTGATGACCACTGTCCATTCGTATACCAACGATCAAAGGATATTGGATCTTCCTCACAGCGATCTGCGCAGGGCCAGGGCTGCCGCTTTGTCTATAATACCCACCACCACAGGCGCAGCCAAGGCTGTTGCATTGGTGTTGCCCGAATTAAAAGGCAAGCTTAATGGGTTTGCTATGAGGGTACCCACGCCTACCGTATCTATAGTGGATTTTGTGGCTGACTTGGATAAAAAAGTCACAGCCGAGGAGGTTAATGCCGCGTTGAAAGCTGCTTCTGAAGGGCCAATGAAAGGTATACTCGGCTATACCGAGGAGCCGTTGGTATCGGTGGATTTCCGCGGCGATGAGCGTTCGTCGATAGTGGATGCTTCGCTTACCATGGTTATGGACGACGATATGGTCAAAGTCGTGGCATGGTATGACAACGAGTGGGGTTATTCAAACAGGATAGCCGATCTGATAAACTACGTAATCGAAAAGGGGCTGTAA